A part of Saccopteryx bilineata isolate mSacBil1 chromosome 8, mSacBil1_pri_phased_curated, whole genome shotgun sequence genomic DNA contains:
- the PFN2 gene encoding profilin-2 isoform X2, translating into MAGWQSYVDNLMCDGCCQEAAIVGYCDAKYVWAATAGGVFQSITPVEIDMIVGKDREGFFTNGLTLGAKKCSVIRDSLYVDGDCTMDIRTKSQGGEPTYNVAVGRAGRALVIVMGKEGVHGGTLNKKAYELALYLRRSDV; encoded by the exons ATGGCCGGTTGGCAGAGCTACGTGGATAACCTGATGTGCGATGGCTGCTGCCAGGAGGCCGCCATTGTCGGCTACTGCGACGCCAAATACGTGTGGGCAGCCACGGCCGGGGGCGTCTTCCAGAGCATCACG ccagtAGAAATAGATATGATTGTAGGAAAAGACCGGGAAGGCTTCTTTACCAATGGTTTGACTCTTGGCGCGAAGAAGTGCTCCGTGATCAGAGACAGCCTGTATGTGGATGGTGACTGCACGATGGACATCCGGACGAAGAGCCAAGGCGGGGAGCCCACGTACAACGTCGCGGTGGGCAGGGCCGGCAGAG CATTGGTTATAGTcatgggaaaggaaggggtccacGGAGGCACACTTAACAAGAAAGCGTACGAGCTCGCTTTATACCTGAGGCGGTCTGATGTGTAA
- the PFN2 gene encoding profilin-2 isoform X1, with amino-acid sequence MAGWQSYVDNLMCDGCCQEAAIVGYCDAKYVWAATAGGVFQSITPVEIDMIVGKDREGFFTNGLTLGAKKCSVIRDSLYVDGDCTMDIRTKSQGGEPTYNVAVGRAGRVLVFVMGKEGVHGGGLNKKAYSMAKYLRDSGF; translated from the exons ATGGCCGGTTGGCAGAGCTACGTGGATAACCTGATGTGCGATGGCTGCTGCCAGGAGGCCGCCATTGTCGGCTACTGCGACGCCAAATACGTGTGGGCAGCCACGGCCGGGGGCGTCTTCCAGAGCATCACG ccagtAGAAATAGATATGATTGTAGGAAAAGACCGGGAAGGCTTCTTTACCAATGGTTTGACTCTTGGCGCGAAGAAGTGCTCCGTGATCAGAGACAGCCTGTATGTGGATGGTGACTGCACGATGGACATCCGGACGAAGAGCCAAGGCGGGGAGCCCACGTACAACGTCGCGGTGGGCAGGGCCGGCAGAG tctTGGTCTTTGTaatgggaaaagaaggggtccatGGAGGCGGATTGAATAAGAAGGCATACTCAATGGCAAAATACTTGAGAGACTCTGGGTTCTAG